CTGCCTTGCTGTGCAAACGACATTCAGTCCCTCAATACCGTCGTTGGCTACTCCAATTGGATCATTCCGACCGTCTCCACCAGATAGCGTCACATGGACATAAGCATATTGGATTCCGAGCTTTTCCTTGTTTATCCTCGCAATCTGCTCCACGGCATAGGCCTCCGCGTCCGCATAAGATAAAAAAGGCTGCCCCTGTAAATCTGTCGGATATATAATGTCATGGCCCAGTCCGAACACCCTTGCCCTGTTTCCTTGCAGAATTTCATAAGTAATGTCGCTCATCTGATCCCTCCTTAGGCAAACACAGGCATTTTAATGCCGATTGTTTTTGATGATTTCAGGAATGCGGAAAGCTTTGCCAAGTCGATTATTAACCCTGATGTGTTGTAAAGGGTAGAGGATGACTGGACAGCAGACATCCCCCAACTACCGCCCCACATAAAGATCTTACCATTGTCAAAGGCAATCATGGGGCCGAGTAGCGTTGCCGCTGAAATTGGAACGTGATACTGACGGCCAGTAGCCTCCACATAAGCCATCAACCCGCTGAACAAGGGAGACCACATAAAAAGAACCCCGTCCTGATAGAATATTCGTGTATCTGCAAGCTGTGACTGGAGATAGTCCGCACTAATCCCTGGCGGCTGAATGCATGGATGGAAATTACAGAAGCGAGAAAACTGATTGGTTACTGTATCGAATAAAAAAATGTTGTTATGAAATATTGATCGAAGGTAAGCCCCGTCTATTTTAGATATCTTAAAATTTATTAAAAATTTTGTTGCGGAATATTTACATGATGCTGAGTTGGTTTTAAGCAAAACGCTGGAGTAAGAACCATCGCCTGATGCTGCGCCATTATTTATTATCGGCGGAACTACAGCCAGATCAGACCATACGTTTGATGCAAAATTATACCTGTATATTGTTGGAAAATTTGAAGGTACATATGTAGCAGATGTACTTTTAGCGGCCTGCATAAAATAAGCATATCCACCGCTTGTGCCCATAAAGGCATACGCGACACATATAAGATTTGTAGGCGTCGCAGGAAGGGAGGCTAAAGCAGTCCATGAGTTGAGGACTGGGTCATAAACCCTGAAATTAAATGCAGCATTAGCTGGGGTTGATATATTGGCATAGTAATAACATTTGCCGCCATAATCGAAACTTCCGGTTTGAGAGCAAGCAAGCAAATCATTGATATCCGGATAAGCAAGCCCTGTCTCGCTCCAAGTGTTAGCAGCTTCGTCGTAGACGCTCGGCCTCTGAGTAGTCGATCCCGGAGTATACAATTTGCTGTTAGCCGCTACGGCGGGGCCGCTTGATACTGACTCGGCAACCCATTCCGAAAATTTACTAAACGTGCTGTTGCCTGAACCAAAAAGAGTATTCATGGGAGAGACAAAAGCACTTCCCCAGTCATCTCCCAGCAGGTTAAGGTTTTCGAAATAATTCACATTGTCTATTTTTGATTTAGCAACCAGCCTGACTCCTGGAATGCCGGATTGAGCAGGGAATGATGAACCCATTTCTTCCTCCTTATATTAGCAAGCCTTCAAGAATAAAGCTGACGCTGTCAGCCTGGCCAGTCTTAACCCGTATTGTTTCCCCGGCTCCCATATTCACAGTAATCTCGTGTGGAGGGCCAGGATCGACCGGGACATTGAAACATCGCCAGTCGGCCACGAGGGCCGGGTTATCCCCATGGCCAGCCGCACACCTTGCTATGCTGTATTCAACCGATTCCCCGGCCTGGTTGCAGACAGACACTCTGCCTTGAAAAAACCTGCCAGCCGGGCAGGCATAAAGCTGTATTTCTCCGGTTGATGCGGGTTTCAAAGCCGCGAACCGTCCGTATTGATCAGCCATAAATCCTCCTACAAAGATGTCGCCCCGCTGGGGCTTTTTACGGATGAATCCGTTTTTCGGGTTCAGCTCCGTAGGAGCGTCATCTTTGTAGATGTCACCCCTACGGGTTATTTTCGGTTGAATTCATTTTTTTACAAAGATGTCGCCTCTCTGGGGCTTTTTACGAATGCTTAATGCTTTTAAGCTCCGTAGGAGCGTCATCTTTGTAGACTACATTGTGTTTGTGTAGAAAAAGGCTCTTCGAAGCCCGGCTTTCACAGTTTCGGCAAGCACCTCTGTGATGCTGTCCACATATTGCCTGGATGCCATGACAACAGATGGTTCTATAGTCAGTGTGATAGCTGATGTATTCTCAACTGCGAGCGGCAGCCTGATATAAAGATCCTGGCCAGCTCCATCAGCAAGGACAGGTTTTTCCGTTGGCGGGTAATTGGAAACGGCCACAAGATCTCCGGCAGAATCAAAGAGACCAACTTCCCTTATCCACCATCCGCCAACATCCACAGGGATCTTCCCCTCAATGGTAATCCAGTTTGGATTTTCCTCTGACAGAGCTATCCTGTTGACTTCACCGCGCCAAACTTCATTAACCAGGCCTGCCATTCCTTCCCATGGTTCGACAAACAGCCCATTTCCGTCTCCTACAGCCATATGGGTTATTTCAAGACCAACACCGTCGACCAGCGCCTGCGCGTACCTGGCCACGCCTATGCTCGTCATGATCGAATAATATTTTTGCATTAAACCTCCTAAGTCGGTTCTTTCGGATATACGATGGTGTCAGAGCCTGTCTGTATTGCTGCGGCAGACATCAACATCACAGGCTCAAGTGTAATTTCCGTGGTAATCAGTGGATAAACCGTCGTAACCGCTCCAGCCACTGGCCCTCCGCACCCAATCCACGCCTGGGCTTTCTCCAGATAAAGAACCAGCTCAAAACCAGCCAGTTTCGACCTGGCTGGTTTCACCTCATTAATGGCCCAGGTCATTGTGGGCAGTTTGGTGAGCATGTCGCCCTGGATATTATTGATCCTCACACGGAATTCTGCCCAGCGCTCCGGATCAGTATCCCTGAGATTAATGATCTCCATGGTGTCTATGCCGCAAGCGTCCGCGACTATGCGCCTGATCCCGCTTTCCCTGCCGCCAAGAACGTACCAGTGCCAGGCCAGCCTTACCCTGCTGTAATATTGATCATCGGTTTCATAGGCAGCGCGAACAATCCCCCTCGATGCCGCGAACCCGTCAAGATTCTCTTCCTCGCATCTGTCCGGCAGAAACTGGTCACGAACCCAGAGCACAGACTCCCTTGCTGAATCCAGAACATCAGCTGCCCCTTGAACAACAGTGGCCAAAGGCCCTGGCTGCCAGATCAGCGCGTATTTCAAACCGTT
The nucleotide sequence above comes from Desulforegula conservatrix Mb1Pa. Encoded proteins:
- a CDS encoding Kelch repeat-containing protein encodes the protein MGSSFPAQSGIPGVRLVAKSKIDNVNYFENLNLLGDDWGSAFVSPMNTLFGSGNSTFSKFSEWVAESVSSGPAVAANSKLYTPGSTTQRPSVYDEAANTWSETGLAYPDINDLLACSQTGSFDYGGKCYYYANISTPANAAFNFRVYDPVLNSWTALASLPATPTNLICVAYAFMGTSGGYAYFMQAAKSTSATYVPSNFPTIYRYNFASNVWSDLAVVPPIINNGAASGDGSYSSVLLKTNSASCKYSATKFLINFKISKIDGAYLRSIFHNNIFLFDTVTNQFSRFCNFHPCIQPPGISADYLQSQLADTRIFYQDGVLFMWSPLFSGLMAYVEATGRQYHVPISAATLLGPMIAFDNGKIFMWGGSWGMSAVQSSSTLYNTSGLIIDLAKLSAFLKSSKTIGIKMPVFA
- a CDS encoding phage tail protein, whose protein sequence is MQKYYSIMTSIGVARYAQALVDGVGLEITHMAVGDGNGLFVEPWEGMAGLVNEVWRGEVNRIALSEENPNWITIEGKIPVDVGGWWIREVGLFDSAGDLVAVSNYPPTEKPVLADGAGQDLYIRLPLAVENTSAITLTIEPSVVMASRQYVDSITEVLAETVKAGLRRAFFYTNTM
- a CDS encoding phage tail protein; amino-acid sequence: MSIFWNYFKNGLKYALIWQPGPLATVVQGAADVLDSARESVLWVRDQFLPDRCEEENLDGFAASRGIVRAAYETDDQYYSRVRLAWHWYVLGGRESGIRRIVADACGIDTMEIINLRDTDPERWAEFRVRINNIQGDMLTKLPTMTWAINEVKPARSKLAGFELVLYLEKAQAWIGCGGPVAGAVTTVYPLITTEITLEPVMLMSAAAIQTGSDTIVYPKEPT